CCTGCTGCTCATGGAAGCAAGCGGCTTTCCCTCAAGCAGCACCTCGCCGCCGCAGCCTTTGACAAGCCCGCCGAGACAGGAAAGCAAACTGCTTTTTCCGGCGCCGTTTGGCCCTATTATGCAGACAAAAGCGCCCTTCTCCACAGAAAGGTCAAGACTGTTCAATATCTGCCTGTCCCCGATTTTCAGCGACAGATTTTTCGCTTCAATAACAGTCGTCATTCGTTTTGCTCCAACGATAATTACTAATTACCGGTTACCAAGCACCAATCACCAATTGTGGTGTCGGAGCAAGCCCTCCTCAATTGGTAGTTGGTAATTCGTAATTGGTAATTGTCTTTACTCTATTCCGCAGACGTTTCTCAAAACGCCTATTCCGTCTATTTCAACTTCAACAACGTCGCCGGGCTTGATTGCGCCTACGCCTTTCGGAGTGCCTGTTGCAATAACGTCGCCCTGCTCAAGCGTTGCAAAACGGCTGATGTGCGAAATAATCTGGGCAACGCTGAAAATCATCTGCTCAAGCACCGCTTCCTGAACAACCTTACCGTTCAGCCTCGTGCGGATTCCGGTATCAGCCGGCATCTCTTTCGCAAGCAGCAAAACAGGGCCAAAAGGCGCAAAGGTATCAAAAGACTTAGCCCTTGTCCACTGATTGTCGGACTTCTGAAGGTCACGCGCCGTAACGTCGTTCATAATCGAATAGCCGAGCACGTGGTCAAGCGCGTCCTCAACGGCGATATTCTTTCCGCCCTCGCCGATGACTACCGCA
This portion of the Candidatus Equadaptatus faecalis genome encodes:
- a CDS encoding fumarylacetoacetate hydrolase family protein, whose protein sequence is MKTEENVKFCRFWVDGHNYSGRIRGESVDIVEGDPFTKMDDVRISFPIDRVKFLAPFTPKKIWAVGLNYREHLTEFKDMSFEAPAEPVIFTKTMNSLCGPSDFIRIPSWAGRIDYEGELAVVIGEGGKNIAVEDALDHVLGYSIMNDVTARDLQKSDNQWTRAKSFDTFAPFGPVLLLAKEMPADTGIRTRLNGKVVQEAVLEQMIFSVAQIISHISRFATLEQGDVIATGTPKGVGAIKPGDVVEVEIDGIGVLRNVCGIE